The following are from one region of the uncultured Hyphomonas sp. genome:
- a CDS encoding PhzF family phenazine biosynthesis protein encodes MPKFPFYQIDAFASRPFEGNQACVMPLEDFLPDPVLQTIAAENNVAETAYLVRKSENTWALRWFTPAVEVPLCGHATLASAHVLFEEYGFKGEAVHFETVHSGTLVVRRLGDGRLEMDFPCGPVQEIPVTEDVAAALGARPVQAWGGMFYAARFETPEEVEALTPDQSALKDLGVPGEGWDRGNFGCFAAGGDGVDVTSRFFAPGSGIDEDPATGSWHTMLARVMRERFGKTDLKCHQAFPGRGAFIDTRLEDDRVKLTGTSVTVIEGSFTL; translated from the coding sequence ATGCCGAAATTTCCATTCTATCAGATCGATGCCTTTGCCTCGCGGCCGTTCGAGGGAAACCAGGCGTGCGTCATGCCGCTGGAAGATTTCCTTCCTGACCCGGTCCTGCAGACCATTGCGGCGGAGAACAATGTTGCGGAAACGGCATATTTGGTTCGCAAGAGCGAAAATACCTGGGCGCTGCGTTGGTTCACCCCGGCCGTGGAAGTGCCGCTGTGTGGCCACGCGACGCTGGCGAGTGCGCATGTTCTGTTTGAAGAATACGGCTTCAAGGGAGAGGCGGTGCATTTCGAGACGGTTCATTCCGGAACGCTGGTCGTGCGCCGGCTGGGCGACGGCCGGCTGGAAATGGATTTTCCCTGCGGGCCCGTACAGGAAATTCCGGTGACGGAGGATGTTGCTGCGGCGCTCGGCGCCCGGCCGGTTCAGGCCTGGGGCGGCATGTTCTATGCGGCCCGGTTCGAAACGCCGGAAGAGGTCGAGGCCCTGACGCCAGACCAGAGCGCCCTGAAGGATCTGGGCGTTCCGGGCGAAGGCTGGGACCGCGGCAATTTCGGCTGCTTCGCGGCAGGCGGGGACGGCGTGGATGTCACCAGCCGCTTCTTCGCCCCGGGCAGCGGCATTGATGAAGACCCGGCCACCGGCAGCTGGCACACAATGCTGGCCCGCGTCATGCGCGAGCGCTTCGGCAAGACGGACCTCAAATGCCATCAGGCCTTCCCGGGACGCGGCGCCTTCATCGACACACGCCTGGAGGATGACCGGGTGAAACTGACCGGCACCTCCGTGACGGTGATCGAAGGCAGCTTCACACTTTAG
- the purH gene encoding bifunctional phosphoribosylaminoimidazolecarboxamide formyltransferase/IMP cyclohydrolase: MSDAASGAPVRIRRALLSVSDKTGLVEQAKKLAEKGVELVSTGGTSKLLKEAGLEVKDVADLTGFPEMMDGRVKTLHPAVHGGLLYLRDNPSHVKDAETHGIGAIDLIYVNLYPFEATVASGADFETCIENIDIGGPAMLRAAAKNGAFVAVCTDGGDVDKVLEEMDANDGEVSVALCRKLAAKTYARTAAYDAAISGWYAAQLDETAPDWAALGGKLQQSLRYGENPHQKAAFYVTGEKRPGVATAKQLQGKELSYNNINDTDAAYELIGELGAETPAVAIIKHANPCGVAQGASVIEAYRAALACDSTSAFGGIVALNRALDEETAKEISQIFTEVVIAPGADAAAEAIFAKKKNLRLLITEGLPDPASTGRFVKTVAGGFLMQDRDFGRITKADLKVVTKIAPTEQQLDDLLFAWRVAKHVKSNTIVYAKDGATVGVGAGQMSRVDSARIAARKAEDAAEAAGWAEPKTKGCVAASDAFFPFPDGLLQAASAGASAVIQPGGSIRDDEVIAAADEAGLAMVFTGMRHFRH; the protein is encoded by the coding sequence ATGTCCGACGCCGCCAGCGGAGCCCCTGTCCGTATTCGCCGTGCCCTTCTGTCCGTTTCCGACAAGACCGGCCTTGTGGAGCAGGCGAAAAAGCTCGCTGAAAAGGGCGTGGAACTGGTTTCCACCGGCGGCACGTCGAAACTGCTCAAGGAGGCCGGCCTTGAGGTGAAGGACGTTGCCGACCTGACGGGCTTCCCGGAAATGATGGATGGCCGCGTGAAGACGCTGCACCCGGCCGTGCATGGCGGCCTCCTCTATCTGCGCGACAACCCGTCCCACGTGAAAGACGCCGAGACCCACGGCATCGGCGCGATCGACCTGATCTATGTGAACCTCTACCCGTTCGAGGCCACCGTCGCCTCCGGCGCGGACTTCGAAACCTGTATCGAGAATATCGACATTGGCGGCCCGGCCATGCTGCGCGCGGCGGCCAAGAACGGCGCCTTTGTCGCGGTCTGCACCGATGGCGGCGATGTCGACAAGGTGCTGGAAGAGATGGACGCAAATGACGGCGAAGTCAGCGTCGCCCTCTGCCGCAAGCTGGCCGCGAAGACCTATGCCCGCACCGCTGCCTACGACGCCGCCATCTCCGGCTGGTATGCCGCGCAACTGGACGAGACGGCGCCGGACTGGGCCGCCCTCGGCGGCAAGCTGCAGCAGAGCCTGCGCTATGGCGAGAACCCGCACCAGAAAGCCGCCTTCTACGTCACCGGCGAGAAGCGCCCCGGCGTCGCCACGGCGAAACAGCTGCAGGGCAAGGAACTGTCCTACAACAATATCAACGACACCGACGCCGCCTATGAACTGATCGGTGAGCTTGGCGCAGAGACGCCCGCCGTCGCCATCATCAAGCACGCCAATCCGTGCGGTGTGGCACAGGGCGCGTCTGTCATCGAAGCCTACCGCGCCGCGCTGGCCTGTGACTCGACCTCTGCCTTCGGCGGCATCGTTGCGCTGAACCGCGCCCTGGACGAAGAGACAGCCAAAGAGATCTCCCAGATCTTCACCGAAGTCGTCATCGCGCCGGGCGCCGACGCCGCGGCCGAAGCGATCTTCGCGAAGAAAAAGAACCTCCGCCTCCTGATCACCGAAGGTCTGCCCGATCCGGCCTCCACCGGACGGTTCGTCAAAACCGTCGCCGGCGGCTTCCTGATGCAGGACCGGGACTTCGGCCGCATCACGAAGGCTGACCTGAAGGTCGTCACCAAAATCGCCCCGACCGAGCAACAGCTGGATGACCTCCTCTTCGCCTGGCGCGTCGCCAAGCATGTGAAGTCCAACACAATCGTCTATGCAAAAGACGGCGCCACCGTCGGCGTCGGTGCCGGCCAGATGAGCCGCGTCGACTCTGCCCGCATTGCCGCCCGCAAGGCCGAAGATGCCGCCGAAGCCGCAGGCTGGGCCGAACCGAAGACCAAGGGCTGCGTTGCCGCTTCTGACGCCTTCTTCCCCTTCCCCGACGGTCTGCTGCAAGCGGCCTCCGCCGGGGCCAGCGCCGTGATCCAGCCGGGCGGCTCGATCCGCGACGATGAAGTGATCGCCGCCGCAGACGAAGCCGGCCTCGCCATGGTGTTCACCGGCATGCGCCACTTCCGCCACTAA